A single Triticum dicoccoides isolate Atlit2015 ecotype Zavitan chromosome 2A, WEW_v2.0, whole genome shotgun sequence DNA region contains:
- the LOC119354292 gene encoding uncharacterized protein LOC119354292, translating into MSEPTGLAEAFEKLAKFLEESKSGAIVPRQEVAQKIELSPMDMKLEGTTNYLSWSRRALLAVEQKELDGHLLGVVAEPGDKTTVEGKRWKVINSVLIGWLLNSVVPPIGRSVEGLSTSAAIWTTLSTLYSGKGNVMLIAQIEGKISRLHQGDDMSVMAYVAELQALWAEQDNCDPLELYDAACIESGRKWIARRRVLKLLEGLRGCFHGRRASLLHQPLLPSIEEAIAAMSQEEVRLSLEHADMKAVPASTFAVTERMEWSDPNKCHICGEIGHWKWACPTRGRGRGYNRGGTGRGRSRGRGGYSGTLRGQASMGRGGYSGHSGDQRAHMAVAGDTGTSKGKDADDANYGDFALWVSTDEGATDESDGWDWHQA; encoded by the exons CAGAAGATCGAACTGTCACCCATGGACATGAAGTTAGAGGGGACTACCAATTATCTGAGCTGGTCCCGGAGGGCGTTGCTGGCTGTGGAACAGAAGGAGCTTGATGGGCACTTGTTGGGTGTTGTTGCTGAACCAGGAGACAAGACTACTGTGGAGGGAAAGAGATGGAAGGTCATAAACTCTGTGCTCATTGGCTGGTTGTTGAACTCGGTAGTGCCCCCCATTGGACGCTCTGTGGAGGGGCTATCCACATCCGCTGCGATATGGACGACTCTGTCCACTTTGTACTCAGGCAAGGGCAATGTCATGCTAATTGCTCAGATTGAGGGGAAGATCAGTCGGCTGCATCAAGGTGACGACATGTCAGTGATGGCATATGTGGCAGAGCTGCAGGCTCTGTGGGCAGAGCAGGATAACTGCGACCCTCTGGAACTCTATGATGCGGCTTGCATCGAGTCAGGGCGCAAGTGGATTGCACGCAGGCGTGTGCTGAAACTGTTGGAGGGTCTTAGAGGTTGCTTTCATGGCAGGAGGGCTTCCCTGTTGCACCAACCTCTTCTGCCCTCTATTGAGGAGGCTATTGCTGCAATGTCTCAAGAGGAGGTGCGGCTATCTCTTGAGCATGCAGACATGAAGGCTGTGCCGGCTTCGACATTTGCAGTCACTGAGCGCATGGAGTGGAGCGATCCCAACAAATGTCATATCTGTGGGGAGATAGGTCACTGGAAGTGGGCCTGTCCAACTCGTGGCAGAGGCAGGGGATACAACAGAGGGGGAACTGGCAGAGGCAGGAGTAGAGGCAGAGGTGGATACTCAGGGACCTTAAGGGGTCAGGCTTCTATGGGCAGAGGTGGTTACTCAGGACACTCAGGAGATCAGAGGGCTCACATGGCAGTGGCAGGAGACACTGGGACGTCAAAAGGCAAAGATGCAGACGATGCTAACTATGGAGACTTTGCTCTCTGGGTCTCCACTGATGAAG GAGCGACAGACGAGTCAGACGGTTGGGACTGGCACCAGGCGTAG